One genomic region from Sulfurimonas sp. encodes:
- a CDS encoding type IV pili methyl-accepting chemotaxis transducer N-terminal domain-containing protein, producing MKKVTSISKKIRILGALLIVLMLSVIATTIYLNQQNAKDALIINIAGKQRMLTQKMSKNIFYIHYSSNKDFYELNEAVDEFINGLNTLRHGDSDKGISSVPTYKISTQQIVINKLWEEFHENIQNFKLLTLSDENKNPELDRIITSIYRENTILLDNVDKLVTMYTNFSEEKTNFIKLFQYASGLTLLLLFFYALLQLRMIESHVDTFMQYSKMLLNNEDVSKLTPIKLQAESEVEIIEVSDTMNCFINKVNSAMDYSNEAILQSERASSKLEELTDEFDLIIDELKDKSLAHKHLNNSEDIVIESTEDLINSTKKLSDLKAELTKLTKSCQENLS from the coding sequence ATGAAAAAAGTTACAAGTATTAGTAAAAAGATTAGAATTTTAGGTGCCTTACTTATAGTTCTTATGCTTAGTGTTATCGCTACAACTATCTACTTAAATCAACAAAATGCCAAAGATGCTCTTATCATTAACATAGCAGGAAAACAAAGAATGCTCACTCAAAAAATGAGTAAAAATATTTTTTATATTCATTATAGTTCTAATAAAGATTTTTATGAATTAAATGAGGCAGTTGATGAGTTTATCAATGGCTTAAATACTCTAAGACATGGTGATTCAGATAAAGGAATCTCCTCTGTTCCTACTTATAAAATTTCAACTCAACAAATCGTTATAAATAAACTTTGGGAAGAATTCCATGAAAATATACAAAATTTTAAGTTATTAACTTTATCTGATGAAAATAAAAATCCGGAATTAGATAGAATAATAACTTCTATATATAGAGAAAATACCATACTGCTTGATAATGTAGATAAGCTAGTAACTATGTACACAAACTTCAGTGAAGAAAAAACAAACTTTATAAAGCTTTTTCAATATGCATCTGGACTCACTCTTTTACTTTTGTTTTTTTACGCTCTTTTACAACTTCGTATGATTGAATCTCATGTAGATACTTTTATGCAATACTCCAAAATGCTTTTAAATAATGAAGATGTTTCAAAACTCACTCCCATTAAACTCCAAGCTGAAAGTGAAGTGGAAATCATTGAAGTTAGTGATACTATGAACTGCTTTATAAACAAAGTAAATTCTGCTATGGATTATTCAAATGAAGCTATTTTACAATCTGAAAGAGCATCATCTAAACTTGAGGAATTAACTGATGAATTTGATTTAATTATTGATGAGTTAAAAGATAAGTCTTTAGCTCATAAGCATCTCAACAATAGTGAGGATATTGTTATAGAATCCACCGAAGATTTAATCAACTCAACTAAAAAACTCTCTGATTTAAAAGCAGAACTTACAAAACTGACAAAAAGTTGCCAAGAAAACCTGTCTTAA
- a CDS encoding Crp/Fnr family transcriptional regulator, with protein MLDKKLDSIQKLNFFKSLDAEQINEVKEISKVVEYPKKSILYYENDTYDKIFFLVSGVLKIYKIDKFENEIFLYHIHSNSLVSELTSLENTHINCYSNSEFIEDSLILEVNFTELKNRFLKKNILNNEFINEILLKTQQLHCVVNRELVFDATAKVAFMLSEDLNMFNSLKRQEVSFMLHIQPETLSRVLKKLKRSEIIEMESSTISILDEKLLQTIFRGEAL; from the coding sequence ATGCTTGATAAAAAACTAGACTCTATACAAAAACTAAACTTTTTCAAATCACTAGATGCCGAGCAAATAAACGAAGTAAAAGAGATTTCAAAAGTTGTTGAGTACCCAAAAAAATCTATTCTTTACTACGAAAATGATACCTACGACAAAATTTTCTTTCTTGTAAGTGGTGTATTAAAAATATATAAAATAGATAAATTTGAAAATGAGATTTTTTTATATCATATTCACAGTAACTCCCTTGTTTCAGAACTCACAAGCCTTGAAAATACTCATATTAACTGTTATTCAAATTCAGAGTTTATAGAAGACAGCTTAATCTTAGAAGTAAACTTCACAGAGTTAAAAAACAGATTTCTTAAAAAAAATATCCTTAATAATGAATTTATAAATGAAATTCTACTAAAAACTCAACAACTTCACTGTGTTGTAAACAGAGAATTAGTTTTTGATGCTACTGCAAAAGTAGCTTTTATGTTAAGTGAAGATTTGAATATGTTTAACTCACTAAAAAGACAAGAAGTTTCTTTTATGTTACATATTCAACCTGAAACACTATCACGAGTTCTAAAAAAACTAAAAAGAAGTGAAATTATTGAAATGGAAAGTTCAACTATATCTATCTTAGATGAAAAATTATTACAAACTATATTTAGAGGAGAAGCATTATGA
- a CDS encoding diguanylate cyclase, with the protein MQFIEALKLRSKLLFLFLLVTIGLFSVGIIGALNIDSMKKNLDSLYFGSLVPVVELNKILQIYHGNITNTIYKAKNASISNSQVSSQIQNALMKVKYQWRSYESHFKRDGELQYVEYAASEIKDTNAYFENILLGILNGNELKNISIVNFEKQMEHIHSTIKKLINYEVEVAKYERKKFLKIYESVMLNVGIILLLVILGILIISFYVFKSIQDDHTKLEITTKKLQRANKKLENVSYTDVLTSLHNRRYFNFIYDRELKRAKRTKSYITFMMLDIDFFKQYNDTYGHIEGDFALKSVAKVLKDSLQRPSDYVFRLGGEEFGVILIDTDESNSAKLARDICDAIRGRKIKHETSTVNDYLTISIGIVCCIADEALNEDILISRADEMLYKAKDGGRDGYTITTNISESTTKVEEEKGA; encoded by the coding sequence ATGCAGTTTATTGAAGCACTTAAGTTAAGAAGTAAACTATTATTTCTCTTTTTATTAGTAACAATAGGTCTGTTTTCAGTTGGTATTATTGGTGCTTTAAATATAGACTCGATGAAAAAAAACTTAGACTCTTTATATTTTGGCTCACTTGTTCCTGTTGTTGAGCTAAATAAAATTCTTCAAATATATCATGGAAATATAACAAATACGATTTATAAAGCAAAAAACGCATCTATAAGTAACTCCCAAGTTTCTTCCCAAATTCAAAATGCTTTGATGAAGGTTAAGTATCAATGGCGAAGTTATGAATCTCACTTTAAAAGAGATGGAGAACTACAATATGTAGAGTACGCAGCATCTGAGATTAAAGATACAAATGCTTACTTTGAAAATATACTACTTGGTATCTTAAATGGAAATGAGCTTAAAAATATCTCAATAGTAAATTTTGAAAAACAAATGGAACATATCCACTCAACAATAAAGAAACTTATAAATTATGAAGTTGAAGTCGCAAAATATGAAAGAAAAAAGTTTTTAAAAATTTACGAATCAGTAATGCTAAATGTAGGGATAATACTTCTTTTAGTCATATTAGGAATATTGATAATATCTTTTTATGTTTTTAAAAGTATTCAAGATGACCATACAAAACTTGAAATAACTACAAAAAAACTCCAACGAGCAAATAAAAAACTTGAAAATGTTTCATATACTGATGTGCTTACTTCTTTACATAATAGAAGATATTTTAATTTTATCTATGATAGAGAACTTAAACGCGCAAAAAGAACAAAGTCTTATATAACTTTTATGATGTTAGATATTGACTTTTTTAAACAATATAATGATACCTATGGGCATATAGAAGGGGATTTCGCGCTTAAGAGTGTTGCAAAAGTTTTAAAAGATTCTCTTCAACGACCAAGTGACTATGTATTTAGATTAGGTGGAGAAGAGTTTGGTGTCATCTTGATAGATACAGATGAGTCAAACAGTGCAAAACTAGCAAGAGATATATGTGATGCGATTCGTGGTAGAAAAATCAAGCATGAAACAAGTACTGTAAATGATTATCTTACTATTTCTATCGGTATAGTTTGTTGCATCGCAGATGAAGCATTAAATGAAGATATACTTATAAGTAGAGCAGATGAGATGCTATACAAGGCTAAAGATGGTGGCAGAGATGGATATACAATCACTACTAATATTAGTGAATCTACTACAAAGGTAGAGGAAGAAAAAGGAGCTTAG
- a CDS encoding translation initiation factor, whose translation MGRGKKLDLFIGAEIDDSWAEIQTLRKTTISKEILEPSKHFLYFSKEKRRGKTVTIVGEFLLSKNDKTTTLKMLKKKLGCGGAVKENFMEFQGELKEKLRPLLIDANYRIKNGH comes from the coding sequence ATGGGCAGAGGTAAGAAGTTAGACCTTTTTATTGGTGCTGAGATAGATGATAGTTGGGCGGAGATTCAAACACTTAGAAAGACTACTATCTCAAAAGAAATTTTAGAGCCTTCAAAACATTTTTTATACTTTTCTAAAGAGAAAAGAAGAGGCAAGACTGTTACTATTGTAGGAGAGTTTCTACTCTCAAAAAATGACAAAACAACTACACTTAAAATGCTAAAGAAAAAACTAGGTTGTGGTGGAGCAGTAAAAGAAAATTTTATGGAGTTTCAAGGCGAATTAAAAGAGAAGTTAAGACCATTACTCATAGATGCAAACTACAGGATTAAAAATGGACACTAA